In Eriocheir sinensis breed Jianghai 21 chromosome 17, ASM2467909v1, whole genome shotgun sequence, one genomic interval encodes:
- the LOC126999715 gene encoding guided entry of tail-anchored proteins factor 1-like — MQLFILSTVLGCAGVVLPALLYYVIRAIGGEGPSERQMRQEVVRLKQQLQSISMVDQFASYARIQRKINSLNQQYKAKVSERSIGEQRVQMTIGGLIKAVVGMSCAWLVWENVSEPVITLPGSLVWPLGPLLSFPSCQLGQISVMVWLGVVKTVCGQISSALPSRAPKPSLHSPPTFMQTPTPVSPPLD, encoded by the exons atgcAGCTCTTCATCTTAAGCACCGTGCTGGGCTGTGCTGGTGTGGTGCTGCCCGCCCTCCTGTACTAC GTGATACGTGCCATCGGTGGTGAGGGGCCCAGTGAGCGTCAGATGCGGCAGGAGGTGGTGCGCCTGAAGCAACAGCTACAGAGCATCAGCATGGTGGACCAGTTTGCCTCGTACGCCAGAATCCAACGGAAAATCAACTCCCTGAATCAGCAGTATAAAGCAAAAG TCAGCGAGCGTTCCATCGGAGAGCAGCGAGTACAGATGACGATTGGGGGACTGATCAAGGCCGTGGTTGGCATGTCGTGTGCCTGGCTGGTCTGGGAGAACGTCTCAGAGCCTGTCATTACACTCCCGGGATCGCTGGTGTGGCCGCTGGGACCTCTACTCTCATTCCCGTCATGTCAGTTGGGCCAG ATCAGCgtgatggtgtggctgggtgtggtgaagACAGTGTGTGGACAAATCTCAAGTGCCCTGCCCAGCCGAGCCCCAAAGCCCAGTCTCCACTCACCGCCAACCTTCATGCAGACTCCCACACCAGTCTCTCCACCTTTAGactag
- the LOC126999714 gene encoding uncharacterized protein LOC126999714: MATRILKDHDVNTNSKKRKNARSDPLSADSKKAKQDSGDVTVTTTETDPPKCGVLTSWREPSRIPVSEPGTSKIVFFDLETTSLKADCDITQISAVYENDIFNSYVIPDKMIDPRASEITGIVCYGDEMYVHGEPVTAVPPKEALENFLAWIEARSPVVMLAHNAQFDYTRLFHALETHNLYDKFSEHIEGFVDTLGLFKPKFPKMVNYKQETLAKEVLNKTYSSHNSAEDVKILRELYIKSEPHSFKTHSCTFTSAYNRWFYNKRKLKNKNAFNKMVKDGTLTTAVANRMVGSGLVRADLQKICKKSGEPELLALLNEKDKSGQPRVPEAENIVGKIFQHFKKGNKK; the protein is encoded by the coding sequence ATGGCCACTCGCATTTTAAAAGATCACGATGTCAACACAAAttccaagaagagaaagaacgctCGATCTGACCCCTTATCTGCGGACTCAAAGAAAGCCAAGCAAGATTCAGGGGATGTCACCGTCACCACGACCGAGACAGATCCTCCTAAGTGTGGTGTCCTGACGTCCTGGAGGGAGCCGTCACGCATCCCTGTATCGGAACCAGGCACGTCTAAAATAGTTTTCTTTGACCTGGAGACGACATCTTTGAAGGCCGACTGCGACATCACACAGATATCAGCTGTATATGAGAATGACATATTTAATTCGTACGTCATCCCTGATAAAATGATTGACCCAAGGGCCTCTGAAATCACAGGAATAGTTTGTTATGGGGATGAAATGTATGTTCATGGCGAGCCAGTAACTGCTGTCCCTCCGAAAGAAGCTCTGGAGAACTTTTTGGCATGGATCGAAGCGAGGTCTCCAGTTGTGATGCTGGCCCATAACGCACAATTTGACTATACTCGCTTATTTCATGCCCTTGAGACCCACAACCTTTACGACAAGTTTTCTGAGCACATTGAGGGGTTTGTGGATACACTGGGACTGTTTAAGCCAAAGTTCCCCAAAATGGTCAACTACAAACAAGAAACGCTCGCCAAGGAGGTCCTCAACAAGACATATTCCTCCCATAACAGTGCAGAGGACGTAAAGATTCTCCGGGAGTTGTACATTAAGTCAGAGCCACACTCCTTCAAGACTCACTCCTGCACCTTCACATCAGCTTACAACAGGTGGTTTTACAATAAGAGGAAACTGAAGaacaaaaatgccttcaacaagATGGTGAAAGATGGCACTTTGACAACTGCCGTGGCGAATAGGATGGTAGGCTCAGGATTGGTGAGAGCCGACCTGCAGAAGATATGTAAGAAGTCTGGGGAGCCTGAGTTGCTTGCACTCCTCAATGAGAAAGACAAGTCAGGCCAACCACGGGTCCCTGAGGCGGAGAATATTGTAGGGAAGATTTTCCAGCACTtcaagaaagggaataagaagtaA
- the LOC126999718 gene encoding zinc finger BED domain-containing protein 5-like: MSDGAAWRSSKRRRIRGSEVKKDSDRLYLEGSSDDFVDLSDGARRRSPKRRKKSATNKDSDRLYLEGSSDDFVDADQLSSSGTCYGNRPKYAYTYNDDFLSMGFTWTGDRDCPKPKCIVCHKKFANSSMVPSKLRSHLKTSHSYIASKGAAYFEKLLKSQNKQSQSFVGRFTVNEKAQEASYLIAELIAQKRESYTLGEDLIMPACKIIVSKVLGEDAVREIENIPLSNTVVSQRVRDMSRDAEEVLCEKLKTSIFSVNVHTSTDSANKCHVITFVRYVNDGEIQENFLCYKELPETNQLKDLFHILSSYMTTKGLAWKNCVGVCAYSAPSAVSAIRTFATLVKQVNQSIMTHCYLHREALLSKTLGHDMKEVLDDATRIINFIKHNPAHSQVFKELCKNMDNECVNLLLHTESECVKIVLDRLFQLQDPLLEYFKENGDSDFANCFEDEEWMLKLAYLADIFSHINHLNESLQGPAENILTASDKVLRFKHKLNTWKHSVAKRDLDMFPLLYGVLSGEGYQQISRHIVPHLDELRSKIQYYFPSISTQTYTWVMDPYSETAAQPGSLTKTEEEELCELQSSQALQKRFTERSLDQFWVSVQKKYPALHRKAVNILLQFSSSYACEKAFSCLARLKSTERNRFVSVEDEIRVSLSKVRPRIESLCSKKACSTSKSK, from the coding sequence ATGTCTGACGGGGCAGCGTGGCGAtcttcgaagaggaggaggataagggggagCGAGGTGAAGAAGGATTCAGATCGTCTTTATCTAGAGGGCAGTTCGGACGATTTCGTGGATTTGTCTGACGGGGCGAGGCGGCGATCaccgaagagaaggaagaagtctGCGACGAATAAGGACTCTGATCGTCTTTATCTCGAGGGCAGTTCGGATGATTTCGTTGACGCAGACCAACTATCTTCAAGCGGAACTTGCTACGGAAATCGACCCAAGTATGCGTATACCTACAATGACGACTTCTTATCAATGGGATTCACGTGGACTGGTGACCGTGATTGTCCTAAGCCAAAGTGTATCGTGTGCCACAAGAAGTTTGCGAACTCTTCCATGGTTCCATCCAAACTGAGGAGCCACTTGAAGACGAGCCACAGCTACATCGCCAGCAAAGGTGCGGCGTATTTTGAAAAGCTCTTGAAGTCGCAAAACAAGCAGAGTCAGTCCTTTGTTGGGAGGTTCACCGTCAATGAGAAAGCTCAGGAGGCGAGTTATCTAATAGCAGAACTTATCGCCCAGAAGAGGGAAAGCTACACACTGGGTGAGGACCTGATAATGCCGGCGTGCAAGATAATAGTGAGCAAAGTCCTCGGAGAAGACGCAGTGAGGGAGATTGAAAACATTCCCCTCTCAAACACTGTGGTAAGTCAACGTGTTAGGGACATGTCGCGTGATGCCGAGGAAGTCTTGTGTGAGAAACTAAAAACCAGCATTTTCTCTGTCAATGTCCACACGTCAACGGATTCTGCCAACAAATGTCACGTTATAACATTTGTCAGATACGTCAATGATGGTGAAATACAAGAAAACTTTTTATGTTACAAGGAACTACCCGAAACAAACCAATTAAAGGATCTATTCCACATACTGTCTTCCTACATGACGACAAAAGGTTTAGCATGGAAGAACTGCGTGGGTGTCTGTGCCTATAGTGCCCCGTCAGCGGTCAGCGCCATCAGAACCTTCGCCACCCTCGTCAAGCAAGTCAATCAAAGCATCATGACACACTGCTACCTCCACAGAGAGGCGCTGCTTTCAAAAACTCTTGGCCACGACATGAAAGAAGTGTTGGACGACGCTACAAGAATCATCAACTTCATCAAGCATAACCCGGCTCACTCCCAGGTGTTCAAAGAGCTGTGCAAAAATATGGACAACGAGTGCGTCAACCTCCTGCTGCACACGGAAAGCGAATGCGTGAAAATAGTCCTCGACCGGTTGTTCCAGTTGCAAGATCCATTACTCGAGTACTTCAAAGAAAACGGTGACTCGGATTTTGCGAACTGCTTTGAGGATGAAGAATGGATGCTGAAACTCGCCTATCTAGCGGACATCTTCTCTCACATCAACCACCTGAACGAGTCTCTGCAAGGCCCCGCGGAAAACATCTTGACTGCCAGTGACAAGGTTCTTCGATTCAAACATAAACTGAACACTTGGAAACACAGCGTTGCCAAAAGAGACCTTGACATGTTCCCACTTCTCTACGGGGTGTTGAGTGGGGAAGGCTATCAGCAAATCTCCAGACACATTGTACCCCACTTGGATGAACTACGGAGCAAAATCCAGTActatttcccttccatttcaacACAAACGTATACCTGGGTGATGGATCCTTACTCTGAAACCGCCGCCCAGCCAGGAAGCTTGAccaaaacagaagaggaggaactgTGTGAGCTTCAGTCTAGTCAAGCACTTCAGAAGAGATTTACGGAGCGATCTCTGGACCAATTCTGGGTTTCTGTGCAAAAAAAGTACCCTGCCCTTCATAGGAAAGCCGTGAACATATTGCTgcagttttcctcttcctacgCATGTGAGAAAGCCTTTTCCTGTTTGGCAAGACTCAAGAGCACAGAGAGGAATAGGTTCGTTTCAGTTGAAGACGAAATCCGTGTGTCCTTATCCAAAGTTCGGCCCAGGATTGAGTCTTTATGCAGCAAAAAAGCATGCAGTACCTCCAAGTCAAAGTAA
- the LOC126999717 gene encoding uncharacterized protein LOC126999717: MARLRECLSLLLALLLLPDASFAKFYIGRYKTVPAVVSDDGGSGGGDDGGGDGDGGQARSMPYIIYPGEAGSESLAFSPNTHQRWRVEQPPIRRHGNIEPAGAFGLTNNYGNDPYKGYSLVHKKEFKYVIPPFTPGGRVHVAFQFWIPISLGGFFVSGRELEAALRSANPTSYITKLFLKHLSANTTAGELLGHLKAPVVEAAIDRFLKWVIPHLHHFTGNSINTVNTYTLRVDKKGKHKTGKSKRSLLDRLSHRRKRRDTSLRLEPKEEAEEGKSTVKRSFGRDSDCLTLSPKCPDEIESSTKHSGSTNTKTRRRRLAYERSLDEPMDFAEDEREEVEKARHTTSKSRRKSQAEERKLYEPTDFAEDEREVVQVASHTRSNSPRKRQAEEGSLDEESDSAKGHTEEEPHVGLRRHKRQVRGDSDGWVTIGGGRGSGGSGSNDHSTNIPTSPLLTRPSAWSSHRPRPVIPNDRLLWDDDHHVITHNDLSMEEHKRPSLDFTSPIERPRPSPPPSSSSFPSWPSFLTRPASRPPPSSFNPSHASNSQPSDTRPSFPAPPRPSSSSSASTPSPVKPHNPFSTLASSDNLPSGATPNPKVLDVRSRLSRLDYLFTNLHLKHEDCRRRILCEVSREPDTFAPLSDMVHGETRLPGNPLDVSRELLNSAEGARLLSYVEAVKVGEDRTQVCDIYRYRCRVEARQVINTEILPIWREVVRWLTVKVLTQDSSKLALASG; the protein is encoded by the exons ATGGCGCGTCTACGGGAGTGCCTGTCTCTGCTCCTGGCCCTTCTACTGCTCCCCGATGCCTCCTTTGCTAAGTTCTACATCGGCCGCTACAAGACTGTCCCGGCCGTAGTCagcgatgatggtggtagtggtggtggtgatgatggtggtggtgatggtgatggtgggcaGGCTAGGAGTATGCC GTACATTATATACCCCGGCGAGGCAGGCAGCGAGTCCTTAGCCTTCAGCCCAAACACACACCAGAGATGGCGCGTGGAGCAACCCCCGATTCGCCGCCATGGCAATATCGAACCAGCCGGCGCCTTCGGACTCACCAACAACTACGGAAACGACCCCTACAAAGGCTACAGTCTGGTGCACAAAAAGgag TTTAAATACGTCATCCCACCTTTTACACCCGGGGGCAGGGTCCATGTGGCCTTCCAGTTTTGGATTCCCATCAGCCTCGGCGGGTTCTTCGTGTCAGGCCGAGAGCTGGAGGCCGCCCTCAGGTCCGCTAACCCAACTTCATACATCACCAAGCTCTTCCTGAAGCACCTGTCCGCCAACACTACCGCCGGGGAACTCCTGGGACACCTCAAAGCCCCGGTGGTAGAGGCGGCCATTGACAGGTTCTTGAAGTGGGTGATACCGCATCTTCACCACTTCACGGGCAACAGCATCAACACCGTCAATACCTACACACTGCGGGTAGACAAGAAGGGAAAGCACAAGACAGGGAAGAGCAAGAGAAGTTTACTAGATCGACTCTCACACAGGAGGAAGCGGCGAGACACATCCCTAAGACTTGAGccgaaggaggaagcggaggaaggaaagagtacagTGAAGAGAAGCTTTGGCCGTGATAGCGATTGTCTTACCCTCTCACCGAAGTGCCCAGACGAGATCGAGTCCTCCACCAAACACTCTGGAAGCACCAACACAAAGACACGCAGAAGACGCTTAGCATATGAAAGGAGTCTGGACGAGCCCATGGACTTTgcagaggatgaaagagaagaagtcgAGAAGGCAAGACATACCACCTCGAAGTCACGGAGAAAGAGCCAAGCAGAGGAAAGAAAGCTATATGAACCCACTGACTTCGCGGAGGACGAAAGAGAAGTAGTACAGGTTGCAAGCCATACCAGGTCGAACTCACCAAGAAAGCGTCAAGCAGAGGAGGGAAGTCTGGACGAAGAATCTGACTCCGCTAAGGGACATACCGAAGAAGAGCCACATGTAGGTCTTCGGAGGCACAAGAGGCAAGTGCGTGGAGACTCAGACGGCTGGGTGACCATAGGTGGGGGTcggggtagtggtggtagtggtagtaatgaccATTCCACCAACATCCCCACGTCTCCACTTCTGACAAGACCTTCAGCGTGGTCGTCTCACAGGCCTCGGCCGGTAATTCCCAACGACCGCCTGCTCTGGGACGACGACCACCACGTCATCACGCACAACGACCTCAGCATGGAGGAACACAAGCGGCCAA GTCTTGACTTTACATCCCCCATTGAGCGCCCTCGTCCTTCCCccccaccatcctcctcctcgttcccttcgTGGCCATCCTTCCTCACACGCCCAGCATCCCGTCCGCCTCCTTCCTCGTTCAATCCCTCCCATGCTTCGAACTCCCAACCCAGTGATACCAGAccctccttccctgccccgccccgtccctcctcctcctcctctgcctccacccCTTCTCCAGTCAAGCCTCACAACCCCTTCAGCACCCTCGCTTCATCTGACAACCTGCCCTCTGGAGCCACACCTAACCCcaag GTACTGGATGTGAGGAGTCGTCTGTCTCGCCTCGACTATCTCTTCACGAATCTTCACCTTAAACACGAGGACTGCCGACGAAGGATACTCTGTGAGGTGTCCCGGGAGCCCGACACCTTCGCCCCGCTCTCTGACATGGTGCACGGCGAGACAAG gCTCCCTGGAAACCCGCTGGATGTGAGCCGGGAACTGCTCAACTCAGCCGAGGGGGCCAGGCTGCTCTCCTACGTCGAGGCTGTCAAGGTCGGGGAGGACAG GACGCAGGTGTGTGATATTTACCGGTACAGGTGTCGCGTGGAGGCCAGGCAGGTGATCAACACAGAGATCCTGCCCATCTGGAGGGAGGTGGTGCGCTGGCTCACGGTCAAGGTCCTCACGCAAGACTCATCCAAATT gGCCCTTGCATCTGGGTGA